One window from the genome of Entelurus aequoreus isolate RoL-2023_Sb linkage group LG04, RoL_Eaeq_v1.1, whole genome shotgun sequence encodes:
- the myct1a gene encoding myc target protein 1 homolog isoform X2, which produces MQPRREETLHCSRVPLIIAFCVSVAVGLVLGALVYVILTWFSRRRAGSARITSCPLRQSRTCPRNYPGFNRNSSSHDRRSNNSLVSAAYTFYRQTSNPDSLDPLGYKSSFRASTFHPLLHCSQIAREAEEGSQVSLPRTPTLTTTTNSAHSAATPPRPHSFWGDSGDFQATQTPPPAYESIIKAYQETHT; this is translated from the exons ATGCAGCCAAGGAGAGAAGAGACACTTCACTGCAGCAGAG TCCCTCTGATCATAGCGTTCTGTGTTTCCGTGGCTGTGGGCCTGGTCTTGGGCGCTCTGGTCTATGTGATCCTCACATGGTTTTCCCGACGAAGAGCAGGATCTGCCAGAATCACGAGCTGCCCCCTTCGCCAGTCCCGTACGTGCCCTAGAAACTACCCAGGCTTCAACCGCAACAGCAGCAGCCACGACCGGCGAAGCAACAACAGCTTGGTCAGCGCCGCTTACACCTTCTACCGCCAGACCTCAAACCCGGATTCCCTCGACCCGCTGGGGTACAAGTCTAGCTTCAGGGCGTCAACCTTCCATCCTCTTCTCCACTGTAGCCAAATTGCCAGGGAGGCGGAAGAGGGAAGTCAGGTGTCGTTGCCCCGCACGCCCACCCTGACAACCACTACTAACTCAGCTCACTCAGCTGCCACTCCACCCAGACCCCACTCTTTTTGGGGGGACAGCGGGGATTTCCAAGCAACACAGACCCCCCCTCCTGCTTACGAGAGCATCATTAAAGCTTATCAGGAGACTCATACATAG
- the myct1a gene encoding myc target protein 1 homolog isoform X1, with protein MAVNNTHFFMEILQSFDAVPLIIAFCVSVAVGLVLGALVYVILTWFSRRRAGSARITSCPLRQSRTCPRNYPGFNRNSSSHDRRSNNSLVSAAYTFYRQTSNPDSLDPLGYKSSFRASTFHPLLHCSQIAREAEEGSQVSLPRTPTLTTTTNSAHSAATPPRPHSFWGDSGDFQATQTPPPAYESIIKAYQETHT; from the exons ATGGCTGTAAACAACACACATTTCTTTATGGAAATACTTCAGTCATTTGATGCTG TCCCTCTGATCATAGCGTTCTGTGTTTCCGTGGCTGTGGGCCTGGTCTTGGGCGCTCTGGTCTATGTGATCCTCACATGGTTTTCCCGACGAAGAGCAGGATCTGCCAGAATCACGAGCTGCCCCCTTCGCCAGTCCCGTACGTGCCCTAGAAACTACCCAGGCTTCAACCGCAACAGCAGCAGCCACGACCGGCGAAGCAACAACAGCTTGGTCAGCGCCGCTTACACCTTCTACCGCCAGACCTCAAACCCGGATTCCCTCGACCCGCTGGGGTACAAGTCTAGCTTCAGGGCGTCAACCTTCCATCCTCTTCTCCACTGTAGCCAAATTGCCAGGGAGGCGGAAGAGGGAAGTCAGGTGTCGTTGCCCCGCACGCCCACCCTGACAACCACTACTAACTCAGCTCACTCAGCTGCCACTCCACCCAGACCCCACTCTTTTTGGGGGGACAGCGGGGATTTCCAAGCAACACAGACCCCCCCTCCTGCTTACGAGAGCATCATTAAAGCTTATCAGGAGACTCATACATAG